The Falco cherrug isolate bFalChe1 chromosome 3, bFalChe1.pri, whole genome shotgun sequence genome segment ATGCATATTAAAGTTACACCAAATGTGATCTAAACCAAAATTATTCATAGCATTTATATAAGTTCTTTTATACTGTCATACACAAGTGGAAAGCTCTGTCAACCTACACAGGTGCAACACCTACATCAGCAAGGGTTTCTTGAGTCCTAAGTAGATTCTATCCTGCTCAGATGTGCTCAAGAAGAAACTTGCTATCAAAGCCCTAAGCTAGGTGCTCTTGCCTTCTGGGGGTATGTACTGCACTCTAGAAAGTTTGTCTCCTTTTATCTTCTGAGATGACTTCACCTTTCTGTTAAAACAGGTGTTTGCATTTGAGGTACCTTGTCACCTCAGGTGTTGTTGACAAATAACATTAAAGCTTTTTGGTCAGCAATTTATAAGCTCAGCTGTAGATCAGAAATGTATCTTTCCATCTTTGTGTAGAATTCCCAAAGCTAaattttccctgctgcttttggcaGTGCCATCACTTTCCAGCTGTTCTGTGAACTGCCATAATACATCTTAATTTTTGCTCCAGGGTGTGGTGTCGGTACGATTTCTGAAGCTAACTAGCACCGAGTATCTCATTCTGGAGGACCTCTGTGTGTACAAAGGCTCATCGCTGCTGACATTCCTTGGTTCCTATAATCTACATtgccagcagcaaggctgatCAGGCAGTGGCTCATCCTTTGTCAGCTGGCATTGCACACGTTGTGCACTTACTGActgtctgcttttcattttagtataggtgtctttttatttatatgtatgtaaatgTGAACTGATGAAATGATGGGTGCTGCAGCTTGACAATGACAGACTTGACATCCATTGTTATGCTTAAATTGGAATGTATTACCACAGTGCAAGCTtttcctgctctgccccagtCCTCACTAACTGCGGAAATTAGTTGTAGCAGTAAGATGAGTTTGGTTTTCAGGATTTTCAGTCCTTGATCTGGGACTTCAGCTGACAGCAGGGGATAATAGCAAGTTTTCCCACCAAGCTGAACTAATCTTATTTTGAAGTTGAGGCAACAGACTATGTGTAAATGATTTAAAAACCTGAACGGAAATTAATCACAGGAACTGCTCAATGattttgttcttcagaaaaacaactTGCCAAGGGTCATGATACATATTTTGCAGTAATTGAAAACTCATCCACGggatttttatttaacaaaaatagtAATGAATTTCAGTTTGTGAAATGAGTCACTAAGGAGTTTTCTCCTACAGTTGAACGCTTTCTGTCAGATGCTTTCCTCTTACTATGCTCTGGTTAGAGGGCCTTGCCTGCcccaatgttttatttatagtaTGAAAGACTCTGTTTTCCTAAAGCTACCAGGCTGCACATACAATAGTTTTGAGAGCTGGATGTGGCTTCCAACATTATATTGACTGGAAAATAGGCAGATATTATAATATTGACATAGGGAATATCTGAAAAATGCAGATCAAGCATGACATAGTGCCTTTTAGTTTATCCAAACAATTTAATGTAAGAAATGTGGGCTTGCTTTAGGTTACGTGTGGAGCTGCATGGCAAAggtggaggggaagagaaaaaggcttGTAGCAGACTGTCAACAATATTCTGTTCCACGTTGACAAGGTCTGTTCTTGGGCAATTGAGAAATACTACTTATTAACAGACAGACTTCATTAATGTTTCATGACTGTGCTGTCATGGGAGAAATTAATTGCAGTATTGCCTTTTCGAAGTGGCATGTGTTCTCTGTCCCGATACAAATCCATTGGAGTTCAatgctgcagccagaggagccTGTAGCTGTGGGGAGGCTTATCAGTGGTGGTGCCAGGCTGTAACTGTTCTATTGCAATCACATTGATTTTTAGATCCTGGGTGTGGAATAGTCTCTGCATGGCCCAGTTCGGAGCAAACTGATAAGGCTCCTTGTTTCTTAGCAACCACAGTCTGCCATAGCCAGAAacctgcccctctgcagctggagggaaaaTTCTGATTGTCTCAAATTTGTATCTTGAAGCAAGGTAAGTCATTCCTCCCTAGCATATTTGATTTAAAGGCCTTTGCATTCAAATAAAAGGAATGTGTTGGCAAAAGTTCCTTGACAAAGGGAAAGTATAACTTCTCTGTCATTAATAAGACATTCtaatttctttccctgttcttaTTTAGATCTGCATCTTTCCTGGGCATGGAGGTGCCATATGTCCTTCTCTTAACTAGACTCATAGCAGAAGTTGTGAGCAAATCTACTGAAAGTTCGGTAGGTACTTCATCATGTTTTTTGTCATGCTAGGTGctatgaaaacagaagaatcGGATTATTTTCCTCTCACATTGCAGTTTATGGAAGGCTTTCTAATTCAACAGGAAAGACCTATACTGCTAGCAGTCATTAACTGAAACTTTTACAGTGAGTCAATTTGCTATGATAGCTGATTGCCTATTAAAGCATTGAATTCTTCCTAGTCGTGTGCTTGTAGGCTAGCAGGGATGCAACTGATAATGCCTCACACCATGTAGAAAAAGCACCTTGATGataaaaaaacacttttcaagTTGCTTGGCAGTTTAACTACAAGCCATCTGAAATATGGATACCCAAATGTTAACTTCTCAAATGACTGAGAAGCTCTGAAGCAAACACTGCTTGCAGTCGTAGAAGAATGTCAGACTAAAATTCTGCTTGCAGGAGAGTTTGGCCAACAAAACTTTCTAAGAAACTGGTCTTAAGCATGCTATCTATAGATCTAGTTCTTTACTGTAGTCTGCCTCCTCATGATGCACTAACAGTGTGAAGTCACCCTACTAATTTCAGTTTTGACAGTCCCAACCATTTCTTCTGATAGCTTTGAGCTTTCCCACCCCTGGATTTGATGGGGTTTGCTGATAAGCAGAATACTGGCTGTTATGTGTTAGGTATATTTAAGTTCCTTCGATGGCTGAATATAGATCAGGTCTTGTTACTTTTGACCAAGAATCCTTCATCCCTTTTTAAGACTGTTTTCACTTGCTGTGTTTTTTAGGGTAATGTACCTGCAAAACTGTAAAAGGTGTGGGAAATCTGTGGCTTATTTTTCTTGTACGGATCCAGAGAGTGGATATATGCCCAGGTCTATATGGGATTTTACTAATATCTATCAAAAGAACCACAGGGTTTTCAACAACCATTTCTCTCTAAGCTTATGTCACAGCTTGTTgtaatttgtaaataattttgaaactggctttatataaacaaaaaataaaaataaactatgtGCCTTCTGGATATGTGAGGTTATTCTTCTATATTAAATGTTGAAGGAAAAAGCTTTTGTAGTTCTGCTGGATTGCTCTGCCCAATATAGATGTTATCACTTGCAATATGGGCATTTAGTGAAAACTggttttttccagttattttgcCAATAGTATTTCTAAGGAAACCTGTCAGGGCATTTGTGTCATGCTGTGGGAAGGATAACTCGCCCTCTGAATTACACTTCCTAAATTCTTCAGTGAAGGACATTTCTAAAGCAGTTTTTTGAGGCTTTGTCTCATGTCAACAGCCAAGTGTGCGTTTGTTCTCAAAGTGTTCATTtgggtggctgctgccaggTCAAAATCAGCTTGATAGTGCATTGAGCTTGTTCTTTCCTTGTAAGGTTGCttaatgcaaaaagaaaaagttgcagCACGTTTTAAGTGCAGTTACTGCTTATTCCTCTATGTTCTCTAtagatttttgttgttgaagCATTTTAGTAAACTTACCTGTATGAAATGTAATTACTTTTCTTAGGTTTCAGAAACAGAATGCTGTGTAGATATGTTGGATTCAAACAGTTCCTGTCCAGTAACCAACCAGTGCAGTCCAGGTATAGTGTGTCATTGCTTAATAAAATTCCAGATTGTTTTTGACAGTTAACACCAAAATACAGCACCTGATTAATTGAcgagtgaaaaaaaattattagtgCATCTACCTATAGAagtctttcttcctctgtataAAGAAGGTAATGTTTCTTATGATGTGAAATGTTGGTTTTGCATGTTAAGGAGAATAGACAGCTAGTAGTAAGGTTattctttatcttttatttaGTGTGAAGTTGGATTATGTAAGAGCTATTGTAAATGCTTAAAAGCCCATACaatgagcattaaaaaaaagcaaaaatgctgtAATGTGTATCTAAGGGAACTTTAAGAATAATTTCAATATTGTCTTGTTAGCACAGAATGCCTCATTCTTCCTTGTGCCATATATGTAGagttgttttcttctaaattgaGTTAAAAACTTGTGTCACTCTCCCAGCAGTAGCAAAAGggtacttcttttttttaatgccgttttatttaaaatctgagaGTAAAGGCgggaaaatgtcttcagagCCCATAGTAACAGGAGAGttcatgactttttaaaaattggggTCCACTTCTGGGTTCAGTCACTTCTTTGTGCTGGTTGTTAAAGCATTTTAAGCATATCTATTTTTACTGGTTTGTTAGCTTCTCTTAACTGTTGCCTCATTTATTGCATTCATTTCTGCTTCTAAATGATCTTAGATACGGTATAAACAATTGTCTCTAAGTTATGGGATTGTGTTCTTTTAAATCTTATTGTAAATTGATAATCTACCTATCTTTGGTGTCCGATGAGTGCTTTGATGCTTCCTTCCTATTACTGTAGAAAGTCTTTGCCCTTACATCGAGTCTGTTTGGTTTTAGATTAGATGTCAGAAGTAATTTATTACTGTGGGCATCAAACATACTGCTTCTCTCTTAAGGAAAACatagcagcagagctgttttaaaatcagcacCTTACTAATGGTTTGCTTTATGGGATAATTGATACCAGTTCAGTGCAGGGCTCTATAGAACTGGATTTTAGCCAGcccagtattttttctgttaagtgtAGACTGTAATATGATCTAATAGGAATCTTCATGTCTCaagtcaaaccaccacagctttATTGTATAAAATGAAGTTGTTACTGAAGATGTgccctaaaatatttttttcttaacaaagaCATAGCAGCATGTGCATTTAAACATAAATTGAGATTTGAACATCAAAGACATAGGCCAAGATTAAAGTTTAATCAGTTTCCAGCTTGCATGGTAGGGTGACTGATATAAAACACTCGCCATCTGTCACAGTATAGTTTAAACAGGCTTGGGTTCTTCTTAAAGTGAAACAAATAGTACAATACTTGACAGGACTGAGGCACAGGAAAAAGACTGTATTATGGCAGTATTCATATTTTTAGCTTGCTGCACTTCAAGTGATTGAATATAGAGATGCCAGCATCTTTTTTCATCCAAGTATACTCTTTCTGGTTCTTAGCATCTTTGTCCCTGCctacttctgttttcagtgctaTATATTAAAATGGcattacattttgtttcaatGGTGTATGacctctgaaaataaacataaagtTCTCCTGCTTTTCTAGTATTGTTTGGAATAGTTACAGGTGGTTACGCTTCCTGTTTTTCTCAAAACTAAAACATGTGAAGCAGTGAATGGAGCTGTGCTGAAATTGCCCTCTGGGAGTCCTTTGCTTGTAACTCCTTTTTGGCCCTCAAAAAGGTTATATCTTTTCTGGAGTAAACACTTTGAAATGAAACCTTTTAACTTGTGTAATATAATAGGAAGCAGGTGATGCTTGTAACCAGTAGACCAAAGGGAGGGAATTTCTGTTACCCCTGCCTCTTTTTGAAGACTAGGAAATATCTCCAGTGTcgcttttgttgttttcaaacTTCAGTACATCTTATGCAGGTTGTTACAGGCGATGGAATGAAGATGGTAGTAGCAGCTgcattaaatgcaaaaatgaaaccCTTCCTGTTTCGTCTGCTTCCAATCTAACTGAATGCAGAAATAGTGAGTCATTTACCATTCCTTTATTTTGATGGGTGTTTTTTGGCACTGAGATCTCTTCATGCATGCATGGTGCAGTAAAGACTGTTCAAGAAGGCATCAAATATTGTAGattcccccccacctccagtAAAACTTCAACTTTTTCCAAAGTCCTGATGTAACTTTGAGCTTTTGAACATGCAACAAAACTTAAGGAAAATTTGCAGAAACTTTGCAGAGTGCTGTGGAACTATTCCAGTACCTAATCTGCAAAGACAAATGCAACATTAacagccaccccaccccacccccacccccgaaaaaaaatcattctgcccagtgtaattttttaaaataaagtccTAAACATCAAAATGATTAAACTTACAAGGTGGGACCTGTATCAAATATACATTGAATACTGAATTTTGTGGctgctttaatttctgctgtgaGAAAAAGGTATTTGCTGTGGGCATTTGCTAGGGACTTCTCCAGAGCACAAAATAGCTCAGACTGTACTTGAGTTCTTTGAAAAATCTATATTAAGAAGGCTAGATTAATTTTGTATGTGTTCTTTGTTTGGAAGGTGAGAACCGTTCAATTCcttcctaaatatttttaatgaaagagaTAAGAAACTTTATCTAAGTTTCTGGGAAATGCACTAGcgaatgattttttttttggacaaatTGTGATGATGCTtgtctgcttcctttttttttttgaaattctCAGAAGTGATGTAAAGAATGGATTTTTCATGGGAGATATCGGGATTCTTATACAACGTCAAACAATTACTGAGAAGTGTAATAGCTTTTTACCAAGATTTTCAATAAATCTGTAGGTTTTGTCggattttactttaaaaaattctttttgatTACAGCTGGTATCAGAGGAATGAATTTCCAAATGAATATAAGCACCGTAACTCCTTTCATACAGAACATAGGTGAGTAAATGGAAATAGTTACTGAGTGCAGGCTTTGTGATTGTTCACTGCATACCAGCCACTTCATGTCATGGCATTTGAAACAAGttgtaaaataatgtttttctgtaCCATATGTTTAATTCTAAATGCAGTAGccatttctactttttcttgcttcttgtCAAAAAGAGTCTTTTATAAGTCTCAGAGTTGAATTTTGAGGTAACACTATTTTACTAAATGGTTCTTTCATCTTGTCTTAGTGATCTTCAAGTGATCTTCTGGTACGGGTTGAGCTGGTGATTTATGAAACCCCATAACTTGAGTCTTGAACCTCATGCTGCAAGAGCTTTCATTTTAGTAGTGAGGCAATATGTTACACGTTGGTTACATCTTGGTTAGCCTTTCTGTAGGTTGATTTTTATCACTGCTGGCCAGTCATTTCTGCTTAGTCTCCTAACAATACTTGTTCGACACTGGTAAGAATAATACAAATTGAGAATATTTAGATGGCAGCATTGCACACTTTAGGAAGAGATAGGATACCGCATGAAGTGATTTAGTGTTACAGGGTGAGTGCTTACCATCAGCACTCTTAAAAAGGAATGCTAAACAGCCATGTCAAACTTGGGTGCTGCTGAGCCCTTTCTAACATTTGCCATGTGTGTATACTTGAAGTATCTGGTGCTCTTCAGAGTGTGGACTTCTCAAACAGAGCTTATCAGATAGATCTGTTGTCTTAGTTTGTCTGCAAGATCATAAACgacttttgtttcttaaaatacttcctCTTTGGGATCAtaattccaaataaataaaatagcagaATAAATTTACAGGGCATTTTCTGAGGGAAAGCAGAATCGAGGGGAGGGAGGGCACCGTTTGCTAACGTCTGCCTCCCTGAGATGGTTTCCATATCAGTCACTTGTGGAAAACATAATACTGGGTGTACTGTACCACTGGTATGTCGTCTTTAGGAGACTTTAAGGAATAAAAGAATGTTAACGCTGAGTGCCTCCCAGCACTGGTTTTGAAAGTTatgtaaaagaaacagaatgatGGATGAAAAAATTGTGACTGTCTTCAGGAAAGTAGAGACTAAGGCTTTCCTGACATTTGTCAGGTGGGGTTGGGGGAGTTGCTCATTTAATGAAATGAGTATTGAAAGATacatttgcaaatgtttcaGTGAGGTCtacatgtatatttaaaaaaaatcactggggttttttttcctttgttttaccCTTCTGTTAGAAGAAATTTCTAGTCAATAATAgtcttttccctcccctctcttttttttccccttttttttttttatttcctgtacaGGGGGCCCAGAAGTGGCAGCCTCTCTCATCTTAGGGACTTTTTTCATCAGTTTATTCCTGATTCTGTCTGTTGCTTCTTTCTTCTACCTCAAACGTGCCAATAAACTTCCTAATGTTTTctacagaagaaacaaaggtAAAATACCTCTAATTGTCTATTTAATCTCTGAAGTTTTGGCCCTTGCTctgtttcttaatttaaaaccttttaaatttcttcatgtCTGTTCCAACTTAATGTAGCTCCTGCTATGTCTTTTGATCATCCAAAGCAATGCAAAGTAATGACAAATTTTCTCCTGCTAGGAGTATCATGTTTTCATGGCAATGCAGAGTATGTGTGTGGTCAGTCTAAGTGTGCTTAGGTGGGTGCATATCACACAGTATCTCTCACTAACCCAGCTATTGCTTTTTGTAGCTTTCAAAGATTTACCAGACTACAATGCTTGATATTAGATGTCACTGAATATTAGATAGCTGATTtcaaaaaggaggaagaaaaaagtcaggCGGTGCTTTTGCACAGAGGGCATTTTTATAGAACTTAATAACACTTGTTGATTTCAGTACACAAAATGCCAGACATTTCTAAAGCTTTACAAATAGCAGTTGTTTATTCTTTGTTTCAAGAGAAGGGAACTATAATACTAAAGGGCAGTCTACTTACCTCAGTTAtatcagcagcaggagaaagggaaTGGAATTTGAGGTTCCTCATTATTGCAGTACTCATTCATGTGTTTGCCCTTTAAATGCAGGATTTATGTGGGCTTGGAAGAGttaactgccttttttttaaaaaaaagaaaagctgaggtGTTCACTTATaatgaaatcttttctttatttctgccaTTCATGTTACTGAGAAATGAAGCCATGTAACTGAAATGCAGTGATCTGACTTTATGCCAAAGTGATTCCAGAAAAGCTAGGGAGAGAATACCTGGGATGTGCTTAGCCTTAGCGCACCAAGACTTTACGTAGCTGGCTTTTTCAGATGCTTCAGTTTCTGTGAAGTTGTTCTGTGTGTCTAGGTGAAGTCTCCATTTCACCCAGTGTTTTGCATGAAGCTGAGGCTCATCTATGGCTCTGTCTCACCCCTTCTGTGCAGTCCCTTTGAATGATTCCCATGACAACCTCCATCACAACATTTGCTGTGTTAGAGCTCCTTCTGTTGAAAGCAAGCTGGTTACTGGTTGGGTCTGCTGAACAAATagaccttttattttcattcatgtcTTACAGGACCAAGCTCAAGTTAGACTACCACAATAGAAAtaagcttaaaaagaaaaaggagtggGTGGAGCACTACAAATCCATTGTTTGGCTAAGAATGTTGTATCTAGTCAGTAGTAACTTGATGGAACATCACATTTCCAGTCTCTGGGGTATAATTTCATGTGAAAGTATACAACAGTAGCTGCCTGAAGTCTAAAATGATCAGTGCCACAGGAACTGTTTGTTTCCTAATCACAACTGCCATATTGAAACCTCTAGGTTGCTTTTGCACGTGTCTTTAAGTAGATTTAGTTAGTACAAGATTCTCCTTCAGTTTCTAAGTGGGTCAAGACCTGTTGTCCTATGACATTTCTAAGGTGGCAGAGCACCAGGCCTCTGTTGAGGCTTCAGTGATACTGGCCTGACTTCCCCATTTTGTACTGGTAGCTCACTCTGGTCCAGCAGGCTGAAGTGTTGATGTCCCCCCTTTGAAGGagaagcattagaaaaaaatatctggcttTTTATCATGTTAGCTTTCATTCTGTCTGGATGATGATTATCATGTGGCCAATAAAGGCAGCAACTTCTTGTATAAAACGGTTGCATCTTTCACTGCTCAATTGTTATATGTTTGTACTGCCTTTTTCTGGTAGTTGGCTCAAAGTGCCATTTTTCCTATTGAAACCTCTTCATGTTAGAGAGATACTGCTGTGGCTACcttctttgaaagcaaaataagtCGTTCTTGGAGACCTTTGCAACCATTTATCTCTAATCTTGAAAAGAGTCCTACAGACAATGTATTCTACTAATGGGATTTCTGAATGTTCTGATCTATTTTGGTAGTCTTTGTGACAAAGATCTATTTTTTAACAATAGAACTATTCTGTTGCATGCATGTGTTTTTAGAAAACTAGCAGTTCTACCCTTCTAGATAAATGATGGTTagtctctctctttctctctcttttagCATCTGTTCTCCAGCCTAGTGAAACAGTAAGTAAATTCTGTCCTTCCAATAGGAACAAGCAACCATAAAACAAAGTAAGC includes the following:
- the C3H1orf159 gene encoding uncharacterized protein C1orf159 homolog isoform X3, whose protein sequence is MEVPYVLLLTRLIAEVVSKSTESSVSETECCVDMLDSNSSCPVTNQCSPGCYRRWNEDGSSSCIKCKNETLPVSSASNLTECRNTGIRGMNFQMNISTVTPFIQNIGGPEVAASLILGTFFISLFLILSVASFFYLKRANKLPNVFYRRNKGEVSISPSVLHEAEAHLWLCLTPSVQSL
- the C3H1orf159 gene encoding uncharacterized protein C1orf159 homolog isoform X2, with product MEVPYVLLLTRLIAEVVSKSTESSVSETECCVDMLDSNSSCPVTNQCSPGCYRRWNEDGSSSCIKCKNETLPVSSASNLTECRNTGIRGMNFQMNISTVTPFIQNIGGPEVAASLILGTFFISLFLILSVASFFYLKRANKLPNVFYRRNKGIHDTSPSFFSSEATICQTRTVTSDVCICCYDLFFRNQGQQCLAFILD
- the C3H1orf159 gene encoding uncharacterized protein C1orf159 homolog isoform X1, which gives rise to MEVPYVLLLTRLIAEVVSKSTESSVSETECCVDMLDSNSSCPVTNQCSPGCYRRWNEDGSSSCIKCKNETLPVSSASNLTECRNTGIRGMNFQMNISTVTPFIQNIGGPEVAASLILGTFFISLFLILSVASFFYLKRANKLPNVFYRRNKASVLQPSETASMIPPPASSVRKPRYVRRERSLVTSASAAMISSSETRVSNV
- the C3H1orf159 gene encoding uncharacterized protein C1orf159 homolog isoform X4 translates to MEVPYVLLLTRLIAEVVSKSTESSVSETECCVDMLDSNSSCPVTNQCSPGCYRRWNEDGSSSCIKCKNETLPVSSASNLTECRNTGIRGMNFQMNISTVTPFIQNIASVLQPSETASMIPPPASSVRKPRYVRRERSLVTSASAAMISSSETRVSNV